A stretch of the Duncaniella dubosii genome encodes the following:
- a CDS encoding NADH:ubiquinone reductase (Na(+)-transporting) subunit D → MADKINNKEVLFNPLSKNNPVVVQILGICSVLAVTAKLEPAIVMGVSVIAVLAFANVIISILRNTIPTNIRIIVQLVVVAGLVVIVDQVLKAFAYDAAKQLSVFIGLIITNCILMGRLEAFAMANKPWPSFLDGVGNGIGYAIILVIVGFFRELLGSGTLLGCQVIPQSFYEAGYVNNGLMILPPMALILVACIIWVQRSINKDLQEDN, encoded by the coding sequence ATGGCTGATAAAATCAATAATAAAGAGGTGCTTTTCAACCCTCTGTCGAAAAACAATCCGGTAGTGGTGCAGATTCTCGGCATCTGCTCGGTGCTTGCTGTCACTGCCAAGCTCGAACCTGCGATTGTGATGGGTGTCTCGGTGATAGCGGTGCTCGCTTTCGCCAACGTCATCATATCGATTCTCCGCAACACGATTCCGACCAATATCCGCATCATCGTGCAGCTTGTGGTGGTGGCAGGTCTCGTGGTCATCGTCGATCAGGTGCTCAAGGCTTTTGCCTACGATGCCGCCAAGCAGCTGTCGGTGTTCATCGGTCTCATCATAACCAACTGTATTCTCATGGGACGCCTTGAAGCCTTCGCGATGGCCAACAAACCTTGGCCTTCGTTTCTCGACGGTGTCGGCAACGGCATAGGCTATGCCATCATCCTCGTCATCGTCGGTTTCTTCCGTGAGCTTCTTGGAAGCGGCACACTGCTCGGCTGTCAGGTTATTCCTCAGAGTTTCTACGAAGCCGGTTATGTCAACAACGGTCTCATGATTCTTCCTCCTATGGCTCTTATACTTGTCGCCTGTATCATTTGGGTTCAGCGCAGTATAAACAAGGATCTTCAGGAAGATAATTAA
- the nqrE gene encoding NADH:ubiquinone reductase (Na(+)-transporting) subunit E has translation MENLNIFIRSIFVDNMIFAYFLGMCSFIAVSKNVKTAFGLGVAVTFMLVVTLPVNYLLQTYVLSAGALTWLGPEYADVDLSFLSLIMFIAVIASMTQLVEMTVEKYSPALYSSLGIFLPLIAVNCAILGGSLFMQQRDFPSVWTAICAGGGWGLGWLLAITAIAAIRERIAAYSNIPRPLRGVGITFILTALMGIAFMSFLGIKI, from the coding sequence GTGGAAAATCTGAATATATTCATACGGTCGATTTTTGTCGACAACATGATTTTTGCCTACTTCCTCGGCATGTGCTCGTTTATCGCTGTGTCAAAGAACGTGAAGACCGCTTTTGGCCTTGGAGTGGCAGTGACTTTCATGCTTGTTGTGACGCTTCCCGTCAATTATCTGCTCCAGACCTATGTGCTCAGCGCAGGTGCGCTCACATGGCTTGGCCCTGAGTATGCCGATGTCGACCTCAGCTTCCTTTCGCTCATCATGTTTATCGCTGTCATTGCATCAATGACCCAGCTTGTCGAGATGACGGTCGAGAAATACAGTCCCGCGCTCTATTCGTCGCTTGGCATCTTCCTTCCGCTCATAGCCGTAAACTGCGCCATTCTCGGTGGCTCGCTTTTCATGCAGCAGCGTGACTTTCCCTCTGTCTGGACTGCGATATGTGCCGGCGGCGGCTGGGGGCTCGGCTGGCTTCTTGCCATCACTGCCATCGCTGCCATCCGCGAGCGCATTGCGGCCTATTCCAATATTCCGCGTCCCCTTCGCGGTGTGGGCATCACATTCATTCTGACGGCCCTCATGGGAATAGCCTTCATGAGCTTCCTCGGCATCAAGATTTGA
- the clpB gene encoding ATP-dependent chaperone ClpB, whose amino-acid sequence MNFNNFTIKSQEAIQKAIEITRGAGNQAIEPVHLLKGVMTEGESLINFIFSKVGANVATLMRQVDAKIAAEPKVSGGEPYLSRSSNDVLQKALDIAKKQGDEYVTLEALLLAIFTVNSPASTILKDAGLSQRELESAIAELRKGKKATDQSAEDTYQALSKYAINLNERAREGKLDPVIGRDDEIRRVLQILSRRTKNNPMLIGEPGTGKTAIAEGLAQRIVRGDVPENLRTKQIYSLDMGALVAGAKYKGEFEERLKAIVNEVTGADGEIILFIDEIHTLVGAGKGEGAMDAANILKPALARGELRSIGATTLDEYQKYFEKDKALERRFQKVMVNEPDEAAAIAILRGLKERYENHHKVRIRDEAIIAAVTLSERYITDRFLPDKAIDLIDEAASKLRLEIDSVPQALDEIIRLIAQKEIEREAIKREGDKEKVKEIEKSLADLRDQEKEFTAKWKAEKDLINKIQQNKIDIEQLNFDAERAEREGDYAKVAEIRYSKVQQKEQENAAIQEQLKVMQGEKAFIKEEVDSEDIADVVSRWTGIPVNKMVQSEKEKLLHLEDELHGRVVGQNDAIAAIADAVRRSRAGLNDPRRPIGSFIFLGTTGVGKTELAKALAEYLFDDETMMTRIDMSEYQEKHSVSRLVGAPPGYVGYDEGGQLTEAVRRKPYSVVLFDEIEKAHPDVFNILLQVLDDGHLTDNKGRLVNFKNTIIIMTSNMGSHVIRDNFAKMTPENRGEVIENTKNEVLELLKQQVRPEFLNRIDEIIMFTPLNEQEIEEIVGLQIKSIQRMLANNGITLKVTPEALKYLAEEGYDPEFGARPVKRVIHRMVLNQLSKDILGQKVDRDRPIVIDYDGSDIVFKN is encoded by the coding sequence ATGAACTTCAATAATTTCACTATCAAATCACAGGAAGCGATACAGAAGGCCATAGAGATTACCCGTGGCGCGGGCAATCAGGCAATAGAGCCTGTGCATCTGCTTAAGGGAGTCATGACCGAAGGGGAATCACTCATCAACTTTATTTTCTCCAAGGTGGGAGCGAATGTTGCCACCCTGATGCGTCAGGTTGATGCCAAAATCGCAGCCGAACCAAAGGTGTCGGGAGGCGAACCCTATCTCAGTCGCAGCTCTAACGATGTCCTCCAGAAAGCGCTCGACATCGCCAAGAAACAAGGTGACGAATATGTCACCCTCGAAGCTTTACTCTTAGCCATTTTCACGGTCAACTCTCCGGCGTCGACCATACTAAAGGATGCGGGATTGAGCCAACGTGAACTTGAATCGGCTATAGCCGAACTTCGTAAAGGCAAAAAGGCTACCGACCAGAGTGCAGAAGACACTTATCAGGCCCTATCGAAGTATGCCATCAATCTAAACGAGCGCGCACGCGAAGGCAAACTCGACCCTGTGATCGGACGTGATGACGAAATCCGCCGCGTATTGCAGATTCTGTCGCGACGCACCAAAAACAATCCTATGCTCATAGGCGAACCCGGTACGGGTAAGACAGCTATCGCCGAGGGGCTCGCACAGCGCATCGTCAGAGGCGACGTGCCTGAAAATCTCCGCACAAAGCAGATCTATTCGCTCGACATGGGCGCACTGGTTGCCGGCGCGAAGTACAAAGGTGAATTTGAAGAGCGACTCAAAGCTATCGTCAACGAAGTGACAGGTGCCGATGGTGAAATCATCCTCTTCATCGACGAGATCCACACCCTCGTCGGAGCAGGCAAGGGTGAGGGAGCTATGGATGCGGCCAATATCCTCAAGCCCGCACTTGCGCGAGGCGAACTCCGATCGATTGGCGCTACGACGCTCGACGAATACCAGAAGTATTTCGAAAAAGACAAAGCCCTCGAACGCCGATTCCAGAAAGTGATGGTCAACGAGCCTGACGAAGCAGCCGCCATCGCCATCCTCCGAGGTCTGAAAGAGCGCTATGAGAACCACCACAAGGTGCGTATCCGCGACGAAGCGATTATCGCCGCAGTCACCCTCTCGGAGCGCTACATCACCGACCGATTCCTTCCCGACAAGGCCATTGACCTCATCGACGAGGCAGCTTCGAAACTCCGTCTCGAAATCGACTCCGTACCTCAGGCTCTTGACGAAATCATCCGTCTCATAGCCCAGAAGGAAATCGAGCGCGAGGCAATCAAGCGCGAGGGCGACAAAGAGAAGGTGAAGGAAATCGAGAAGTCGCTCGCCGACCTGCGCGATCAGGAAAAGGAATTCACCGCCAAGTGGAAGGCCGAAAAGGATCTTATCAACAAAATCCAGCAAAACAAAATCGACATCGAGCAACTCAACTTCGATGCCGAACGCGCCGAACGCGAAGGTGACTATGCAAAGGTTGCTGAAATCCGCTATTCAAAAGTACAGCAGAAAGAGCAGGAAAATGCGGCAATACAGGAACAGCTCAAGGTGATGCAGGGCGAAAAAGCCTTCATCAAGGAGGAAGTCGATTCCGAAGACATCGCCGATGTCGTGTCGCGCTGGACAGGCATTCCCGTCAACAAGATGGTGCAGAGTGAAAAAGAAAAGCTCCTGCATCTTGAAGACGAGCTTCACGGACGTGTCGTCGGACAGAACGACGCCATCGCGGCCATCGCCGATGCAGTCCGCCGTTCGCGTGCCGGCCTCAACGACCCGCGCCGCCCTATCGGTTCGTTCATATTCCTCGGCACGACAGGTGTCGGAAAGACCGAGCTTGCAAAGGCCCTTGCCGAATATCTCTTTGACGACGAGACGATGATGACCCGTATCGACATGAGCGAGTATCAGGAGAAGCATTCTGTCAGCCGTCTGGTCGGAGCGCCTCCGGGATACGTCGGTTACGACGAAGGCGGCCAGCTCACCGAGGCAGTCAGACGCAAGCCCTATTCGGTCGTGCTCTTCGACGAAATCGAGAAAGCGCATCCCGATGTGTTCAACATACTTCTTCAGGTGCTCGACGACGGCCATCTGACCGACAACAAAGGCCGGCTCGTCAACTTCAAGAACACGATTATCATAATGACCTCAAACATGGGTTCACACGTCATCCGCGACAATTTTGCGAAAATGACACCTGAAAACCGTGGCGAAGTCATCGAGAACACCAAGAACGAAGTGCTTGAACTCCTCAAGCAACAGGTCCGTCCCGAATTCCTAAACCGTATCGACGAAATCATCATGTTCACCCCGCTCAACGAGCAGGAGATTGAAGAAATCGTCGGATTGCAGATCAAATCCATCCAGCGCATGCTTGCCAATAACGGCATCACGCTCAAGGTCACTCCCGAAGCGCTCAAATATCTCGCGGAGGAAGGCTATGATCCGGAGTTCGGAGCACGTCCCGTCAAGCGTGTCATCCACCGCATGGTGCTTAACCAGCTGTCGAAAGACATCCTTGGACAGAAAGTCGACCGTGACCGCCCGATAGTCATCGACTACGATGGTTCAGACATAGTATTCAAAAACTGA
- the nqrC gene encoding NADH:ubiquinone reductase (Na(+)-transporting) subunit C, with protein MNKQSNTYTIIYIIILVVVVGTALAATSLALRERQQDNVNADKMSQILNAALISPDKKDVVAEFDKYITDQFVVNERGETVEGVKAFDVNVAAQSKVAADRRELPVFVCTTADGAVKYILPVYGAGLWGPIWGYVAFDSDGSTIYGAYFAHQGETPGLGAEIEKPAFSSQFEGKKVFKDGRFRPIAVVKAGQQPLNGEDYVDGISGGTITSKGVGAMLDNCLTPYKKFLQGLSRPAL; from the coding sequence ATGAATAAGCAAAGCAATACATATACAATAATCTATATCATCATTCTTGTGGTGGTGGTCGGGACTGCTCTCGCGGCCACATCTCTTGCTCTGCGCGAACGCCAGCAGGACAATGTCAATGCCGACAAGATGAGCCAGATTCTGAATGCCGCACTGATTTCCCCTGACAAAAAGGACGTAGTGGCGGAGTTTGACAAATATATCACCGACCAGTTCGTTGTCAATGAGCGCGGAGAGACTGTCGAAGGTGTCAAGGCGTTTGATGTCAATGTGGCTGCCCAGAGCAAAGTCGCAGCCGACCGTCGCGAGCTGCCGGTTTTTGTCTGTACGACGGCCGACGGCGCTGTCAAGTATATCCTGCCTGTCTACGGTGCGGGTCTTTGGGGGCCGATTTGGGGCTATGTCGCCTTTGACAGTGACGGCTCGACCATCTATGGCGCATATTTTGCCCATCAGGGCGAGACTCCCGGTCTTGGCGCTGAAATCGAGAAGCCTGCTTTCAGCAGTCAGTTCGAGGGAAAGAAGGTGTTTAAGGATGGCCGTTTCCGTCCAATCGCAGTGGTGAAGGCCGGGCAGCAGCCGCTCAACGGTGAGGATTACGTCGATGGAATTTCAGGAGGTACTATTACCTCGAAAGGTGTCGGCGCGATGCTTGACAACTGCCTCACTCCCTACAAGAAATTCCTTCAGGGACTCTCCCGGCCCGCTCTCTAA
- a CDS encoding MotA/TolQ/ExbB proton channel family protein has protein sequence MEAQKPNPTQPAKANAKNNSGSNVAGIKNAFLVILACFVVALCLFIFWFGHESHFEEGHPIDLWGTIYKGGFIVPILQTLFLTVIVLSVERWIALKSAKGKGSIEKFVANVKKCLAANNIQGAKDLCKNQKGSVAAVVAAALVSYEEMDKNTILTKEQKIANLQKTVEEATALEMPALQQNLPIVATLTTLGTLVGLLGTVMGMIKSFQALAASGAPDSTELSTGISEALINTAFGIATGAFAVISYNFYTNKIDNLTYAIDEIGFSIVQTFAATH, from the coding sequence ATGGAAGCTCAAAAGCCTAATCCCACACAGCCTGCAAAGGCTAACGCTAAGAACAACTCCGGAAGCAACGTAGCCGGCATCAAGAACGCCTTCTTGGTGATCCTCGCTTGCTTTGTCGTAGCTCTATGTCTCTTCATTTTCTGGTTCGGTCACGAATCACACTTCGAAGAAGGTCACCCCATCGACCTCTGGGGAACCATCTACAAGGGCGGTTTCATCGTGCCTATCCTCCAGACTCTCTTCCTTACCGTTATCGTGCTTTCTGTTGAACGCTGGATCGCCCTCAAGTCTGCAAAGGGCAAAGGCTCTATCGAAAAGTTCGTTGCCAACGTTAAGAAGTGCCTCGCCGCTAACAACATCCAGGGTGCAAAAGACCTCTGCAAGAACCAGAAGGGTTCAGTTGCCGCTGTTGTTGCCGCAGCTCTCGTAAGCTACGAAGAAATGGACAAGAACACTATCCTCACCAAGGAACAGAAGATTGCCAACCTCCAGAAGACAGTTGAAGAAGCAACCGCTCTCGAAATGCCCGCTCTTCAGCAGAACCTTCCCATCGTTGCAACCCTCACCACTCTCGGTACTCTCGTCGGTCTTCTCGGTACTGTGATGGGTATGATCAAGTCATTCCAGGCACTCGCCGCTTCAGGTGCACCTGACTCAACCGAACTTTCTACCGGTATTTCTGAGGCACTTATCAACACAGCCTTCGGTATCGCAACCGGTGCATTCGCTGTAATCTCTTACAACTTCTACACCAACAAGATTGACAATCTCACCTACGCTATCGACGAGATTGGTTTCTCTATCGTGCAGACATTTGCAGCAACTCACTAA
- a CDS encoding energy transducer TonB, producing the protein MAKDVDLSSSEWIDIIFEGKNKDFGAYELRKASAKRHNRAMLVILIVLLLVAVLGLLANTVLQKAEERPEDQIEQAMIDYTADEQEEEEPEEPEQQRVEEQQPEALPEEILNTVKATELQITRDEEVVEEIKSQDDLKDTDTAVGTTDFDKGTDDLNVVREHKEEVIVEEKKPEPVDDNQVFTVVEQKPQFPGGEAALLKWVGEHLRYPAMAQENNIQGKVVVQFVVTKTGKVGEVKVIRSKDPDLDKEAVRVVKALPDFVPGKMNGHAVNVWYTLPVTFKLQGI; encoded by the coding sequence ATGGCAAAAGACGTAGATCTTTCATCATCAGAATGGATTGACATTATATTTGAAGGTAAAAACAAGGATTTCGGTGCCTATGAGCTCCGAAAAGCCTCTGCAAAGCGCCACAACCGCGCGATGCTCGTGATTCTCATCGTCCTTCTTCTTGTAGCCGTCCTCGGACTCCTTGCAAACACTGTGCTCCAGAAAGCTGAAGAGCGTCCTGAAGACCAGATTGAGCAGGCCATGATCGACTACACTGCTGATGAGCAGGAAGAGGAAGAACCTGAAGAACCAGAACAGCAGCGCGTCGAAGAGCAGCAGCCCGAAGCTCTTCCTGAAGAAATCCTCAACACTGTAAAGGCCACAGAGCTCCAGATTACTCGTGACGAAGAAGTTGTTGAAGAAATCAAGTCTCAGGACGACCTCAAGGATACTGACACCGCCGTAGGTACCACTGACTTTGACAAGGGTACTGACGACCTCAACGTGGTGCGTGAACACAAAGAAGAAGTTATCGTCGAAGAGAAGAAACCCGAACCCGTGGATGACAATCAGGTCTTCACCGTGGTTGAACAGAAGCCCCAGTTCCCCGGCGGCGAGGCTGCCCTCCTCAAGTGGGTAGGCGAACACCTCCGCTATCCGGCAATGGCTCAGGAAAACAACATTCAGGGTAAGGTTGTCGTACAGTTCGTTGTAACCAAGACCGGTAAGGTCGGTGAGGTTAAGGTGATCCGTTCAAAGGACCCCGACCTCGACAAAGAAGCTGTCCGCGTCGTAAAAGCTCTCCCCGACTTCGTCCCCGGCAAGATGAACGGACATGCGGTGAACGTATGGTACACCCTCCCCGTGACATTCAAGCTTCAGGGCATCTAA
- a CDS encoding ExbD/TolR family protein: MGKVKMKRKSTLIDMTAMSDVTVLLLTFFMLTSTFLQKEPVTVLTPSSVSEQKVPTANLASILVSPEGKIFISIAGDADADTKDTWGSEALRKTILDEAVTLYNKQHPSNPVQLSVAQREAFSKINMFGVPFQVLPQFLSMSQTDQDKFITDMTQKGVGIPINDNKDMEHLNEFQIWMRAIYNSGNDNLQKAMKKGEGIAVKADKDTPYNTVHDVLDNLQSLKMNRFSIMTALKTEQE, translated from the coding sequence ATGGGAAAAGTAAAAATGAAGAGAAAAAGCACCCTCATCGACATGACCGCGATGAGTGACGTGACTGTGCTCTTGCTTACTTTCTTCATGTTGACATCTACCTTCCTTCAGAAGGAGCCGGTCACCGTACTGACCCCCTCCTCTGTATCTGAGCAGAAAGTGCCGACCGCGAACCTCGCATCGATACTTGTAAGCCCAGAGGGGAAAATCTTCATCTCCATCGCCGGTGACGCAGACGCTGACACCAAGGACACATGGGGATCAGAGGCTCTCCGCAAGACGATTCTTGATGAAGCAGTAACGCTCTACAACAAGCAGCACCCCTCCAATCCGGTGCAGCTCTCTGTAGCACAGCGCGAAGCATTCTCTAAAATCAATATGTTCGGTGTTCCGTTCCAGGTACTTCCGCAGTTCCTTTCAATGTCACAGACAGATCAGGATAAATTTATCACTGACATGACTCAGAAGGGTGTCGGTATACCCATCAACGACAACAAGGACATGGAACACCTCAACGAGTTCCAGATCTGGATGCGCGCCATCTATAACTCAGGAAACGATAACCTTCAGAAAGCCATGAAAAAGGGCGAAGGTATCGCAGTCAAGGCCGACAAGGACACTCCCTACAACACTGTCCACGACGTGCTTGACAACCTCCAGAGCCTGAAGATGAACCGCTTCAGCATCATGACAGCTTTAAAAACTGAGCAAGAATAA
- a CDS encoding NADH:ubiquinone reductase (Na(+)-transporting) subunit B, which yields MKALRNYLNRIKPNFEPDGKLHAFRSVFDGFETFLYTPNTTSTSGVNVHDSLDSKRVMIIVVLALMPCLLFGMYNTGYQNWLAAGAVEFPFWQLMAYGFLAVLPRIVVAYVVGLGIEFVVAQWRREEIQEGFLVTGILIPLVCPIETPLWMIAVATAFSVIFVKEVFGGTGYNVFNVALVTRAVLFFGYPAQMSGDKVFVSTNSICGLGFDLPDGFSGATPLGQIASFTGGNLELLNLKGNPVSTWDAFLGLIPGSFGETSTLAILIGALLLLATGIASWRIMLSVVAGGLFMGWVANVFETPAYPASFLNPLDQLLFGGFAFAAVFMATDPVTAARTNPGKYIYGFLVGAVAIIIRTYNNGYPEGAMLAVLLGNALAPLIDYCVVQLNVSRRMRRQRRTAA from the coding sequence ATGAAAGCGCTAAGAAATTATTTAAATAGAATCAAGCCTAACTTTGAGCCTGACGGCAAGCTCCACGCTTTCCGCAGTGTGTTTGACGGGTTTGAAACGTTTCTTTATACTCCTAACACCACTTCGACTTCGGGTGTGAATGTCCACGACAGCCTCGATTCAAAACGAGTGATGATAATAGTGGTGCTGGCACTGATGCCCTGTCTGCTCTTTGGTATGTATAATACCGGCTATCAGAACTGGCTGGCAGCCGGAGCAGTGGAATTTCCGTTTTGGCAGCTGATGGCCTACGGATTTCTTGCGGTGTTGCCGCGTATCGTGGTGGCCTATGTGGTCGGACTCGGCATCGAGTTCGTCGTGGCCCAGTGGCGTCGCGAGGAAATTCAGGAAGGATTCCTTGTCACCGGTATTCTCATTCCTCTCGTCTGTCCGATTGAGACTCCGCTGTGGATGATTGCAGTCGCCACTGCCTTCTCGGTTATTTTTGTCAAAGAGGTTTTTGGCGGTACTGGCTACAATGTGTTCAACGTCGCCCTCGTGACACGTGCGGTGCTGTTCTTCGGCTATCCTGCACAGATGAGCGGTGACAAGGTGTTTGTTTCTACAAATTCGATCTGCGGCCTCGGTTTCGACCTTCCCGATGGATTTTCAGGAGCTACGCCACTCGGACAGATCGCATCATTTACCGGCGGCAATCTTGAATTGCTCAATCTTAAGGGTAATCCTGTCAGCACATGGGATGCCTTTCTCGGACTGATTCCCGGATCGTTTGGCGAGACTTCTACGCTTGCTATCCTCATTGGAGCATTGCTGCTGCTCGCCACCGGCATAGCTTCGTGGCGCATTATGCTCAGTGTCGTGGCCGGAGGTCTTTTTATGGGATGGGTTGCCAACGTGTTCGAGACACCGGCCTATCCTGCATCGTTCCTCAACCCGCTTGACCAGCTTCTGTTCGGCGGATTTGCTTTCGCTGCTGTCTTTATGGCGACAGACCCTGTTACGGCCGCACGGACGAACCCCGGCAAATATATCTACGGTTTCCTTGTCGGAGCGGTCGCTATAATCATCCGTACATACAACAACGGTTATCCCGAGGGCGCAATGCTTGCCGTGCTTCTCGGCAATGCTCTTGCTCCGTTGATTGACTATTGTGTGGTTCAGCTGAACGTTTCGCGCCGTATGCGCCGTCAGAGGCGTACAGCCGCCTGA
- a CDS encoding Na(+)-translocating NADH-quinone reductase subunit A — protein sequence MRRSVSLKKGLNLNLQGGLRSETPVAIPLPAHVALIPDDFPGFVPKLDVAEGDRVEVGSPLLHDKNDSRIKLVAPAAGTVEAVVRGARRKIERVVIKLDPSVSQTAVKSAPFADASAESVTEALMASGLWAMMRRRPYDIVPLPADRPRSIMVTAMDTAPLAPTLEFMVEGRMADIEAGVGVLSRLTDGHIYIGIEKGASIPDIKGAEIVEFPRLHPAGNAGVQIAAIESVNKGEVVWTLDIVTLARIGHLALTGEPDWSAFVAVTGSEVSDPRMEKTVVGASLSTVLEDELKADGCHQRIISGNVLTGVRESIDGYLRYPYRQVTVIPEGDDADEFMGWASMSPSKMSVSPSFIGRFLGRKFAPDARINGGRRAMIMSGEYDKVFPMDILPEYLIKAILAKDIDRMEALGIYEVAPEDFALAEYVDPSKLELQKIVREGLDYLRSEV from the coding sequence ATGAGAAGGTCTGTTAGCCTGAAAAAAGGCTTAAATCTTAATCTTCAAGGTGGACTGCGCTCAGAGACTCCAGTCGCTATCCCTCTTCCTGCTCATGTTGCTTTGATTCCCGACGATTTTCCGGGATTCGTGCCCAAGCTTGATGTAGCCGAGGGCGACAGAGTCGAGGTTGGTTCACCATTACTACACGACAAAAACGATTCGAGAATAAAGCTTGTCGCTCCGGCTGCCGGAACGGTCGAGGCTGTCGTGCGTGGAGCGCGTCGTAAAATCGAGCGTGTTGTCATCAAGCTTGATCCGTCTGTCTCTCAGACTGCTGTCAAGTCTGCCCCTTTTGCCGATGCATCGGCCGAGTCTGTAACTGAAGCCCTGATGGCTTCCGGTCTGTGGGCCATGATGCGCCGCCGTCCTTATGATATAGTTCCCCTCCCTGCCGACCGACCGCGTTCGATTATGGTGACGGCTATGGATACGGCTCCGTTAGCCCCCACTCTTGAGTTCATGGTCGAAGGCCGCATGGCTGACATCGAGGCCGGAGTAGGGGTGCTCTCACGACTGACCGACGGCCATATATATATAGGTATAGAAAAGGGGGCGTCAATACCCGACATAAAAGGTGCGGAAATTGTGGAATTTCCCCGTCTTCACCCTGCAGGTAATGCCGGAGTGCAGATCGCGGCCATCGAGTCGGTCAACAAGGGAGAGGTCGTGTGGACACTCGACATTGTGACGCTTGCCCGCATCGGGCATCTCGCGCTTACGGGCGAGCCTGACTGGTCGGCTTTTGTTGCTGTGACCGGCAGCGAGGTGAGCGATCCGCGTATGGAAAAGACTGTTGTCGGCGCTTCGCTTTCTACAGTCCTTGAGGATGAACTGAAGGCCGACGGCTGTCATCAGCGCATAATATCCGGAAACGTTCTGACCGGTGTCCGTGAGAGCATCGACGGCTATCTCCGCTATCCCTACCGTCAGGTGACGGTGATTCCAGAAGGCGACGATGCAGACGAGTTCATGGGCTGGGCTTCGATGAGTCCTTCGAAAATGAGTGTCAGCCCGTCGTTCATCGGCCGTTTCCTTGGTCGCAAGTTTGCGCCAGATGCCCGCATCAACGGTGGTCGCCGTGCCATGATTATGTCTGGAGAGTACGACAAGGTTTTCCCGATGGACATTCTGCCCGAATATCTTATCAAGGCAATTCTTGCCAAGGATATCGATCGCATGGAGGCGCTTGGCATCTATGAGGTAGCTCCTGAGGATTTCGCTCTTGCCGAATATGTTGACCCCTCCAAGCTGGAACTTCAGAAAATCGTCCGTGAAGGTCTCGACTATCTCCGCAGCGAGGTCTGA
- a CDS encoding biopolymer transporter ExbD has translation MAQIEQSDGGKKKKGAQKKMSIHVDFTPMVDMNMLLITFFMLCTTMIKSQTLTISLPSNEKVEQNQMNKAKESEAITLILTTERNANGDVKNDESGRPMNTVYYYEGMPDFTDENGDGILDNNKLKAEKFVGNDGKLQQGIRKILHDRNKLVLEKIEVEKSKWRNKEFSSISAINDSIYQARAREIRNDSTLTRPVVIIKATPEASWESLISALDEMQINQISRYQIDNINKNDSALIIDYLAKNPKK, from the coding sequence ATGGCACAGATAGAACAATCAGACGGCGGCAAAAAGAAAAAAGGCGCCCAAAAGAAAATGTCGATCCATGTGGACTTTACTCCCATGGTGGACATGAACATGCTTCTGATTACATTCTTCATGCTTTGTACCACAATGATTAAGTCACAGACTCTCACAATCTCGCTCCCCTCGAACGAGAAAGTAGAGCAGAATCAGATGAACAAAGCTAAGGAATCAGAGGCCATCACCCTCATCCTGACTACTGAACGCAATGCCAACGGCGATGTCAAGAACGACGAAAGCGGCCGTCCGATGAATACGGTTTACTACTATGAAGGTATGCCCGACTTCACCGACGAAAACGGCGACGGAATCCTTGACAACAACAAGCTCAAGGCTGAGAAATTTGTCGGCAACGACGGAAAACTCCAGCAGGGCATTCGCAAGATCCTCCATGACCGCAACAAGCTGGTACTTGAAAAAATCGAAGTTGAAAAGTCGAAATGGCGCAACAAAGAGTTCTCGTCGATTTCTGCTATCAACGACTCAATCTACCAGGCACGTGCACGCGAGATCCGTAACGACTCTACGCTCACACGTCCCGTTGTGATCATCAAAGCCACTCCTGAAGCTTCATGGGAAAGCCTTATCAGCGCACTTGACGAGATGCAGATCAATCAGATTTCACGCTATCAGATTGACAACATCAACAAGAATGACTCAGCGCTCATCATTGACTACCTCGCCAAGAATCCCAAGAAATAA